In Macadamia integrifolia cultivar HAES 741 chromosome 1, SCU_Mint_v3, whole genome shotgun sequence, a single window of DNA contains:
- the LOC122073929 gene encoding pentatricopeptide repeat-containing protein At1g08070, chloroplastic-like, with amino-acid sequence MGDWKLDYAVRFLQHLPKPNLPLWNSMIELSLGSGFVQECIGLYNSMVREDIFPDNKTFTVVLRACTAIASASVGEGFHCQILKMGFEFDLFLQTGLLDFYAKVGDLSSAKRLFVEMPDRDVVAHNVMIAALGKHGYVNDARNLFDDMPDRNSSSWNSMISCYCKLGDILSARLIFDRNPVKDVVSWNAMIDGYCKLDDLTKARELFDRMGSGKNSVTWNTMISACVQNGEFGKAISTFHQMQEQNVKPTEVTMVSLLSACAHLGALDIGKWIHAYIRRQNLRTDVVLGNALIDMYGKCGSIEAALEVFHRLPLKNIFCWNSIIGGLGMHGYGDEAINAFVEMEKEGIKPDGVTFVGLLSGCSHSGLVSEGRQYFSQMRGVYGVNPRIEHYGCMVDLLGRAGFLEEALKLVRTMPMVPNSVVWGSLVRACRIHKDTKISEQVTQHLLELDPNDGGNYVFLSNTYASVNRWEDVELCRRLMHERGIHKTPGCSSIEVDNVLHEFVAGDTSHPHFTKINAFLDEIAWELRGLGHEPDTASVLHDIEEEEKESAVRYHSERIAVAFGLMSTPPGKSIRVVKNLRTCDDCHATLKLISKLFMREIIVRDKNRFHYFRDGSCSCNDYW; translated from the exons ATGGGAGATTG GAAACTTGATTACGCGGTGCGTTTCTTGCAGCATCTACCAAAACCCAATCTTCCTTTGTGGAATTCGATGATTGAGTTGTCCTTAGGATCTGGTTTTGTTCAAGAATGTATCGGTTTGTATAACAGTATGGTTCGTGAAGATATCTTTCCTGACAACAAAACATTTACTGTAGTTCTCCGTGCGTGTACTGCTATTGCTTCAGCCAGTGTTGGGGAAGGTTTTCATTGCCAGATATTGAAAATGGGTTTTGAATTTGATCTGTTTTTACAAACTGGGTTGCTTGATTTTTATGCAAAGGTTGGAGATTTGAGTTCTGCTAAGAGACTGTTTGTCGAAATGCCTGATAGAGATGTTGTGGCTCATAATGTGATGATTGCGGCATTGGGTAAGCATGGTTATGTAAATGATGCGAGAAATCTGTTCGATGATATGCCAGATAGGAACTCATCATCATGGAATTCCATGATTTCTTGCTATTGCAAGTTGGGTGATATTCTTTCTGCCCGTTTGATCTTTGATCGCAACCCAGTCAAAGATGTGGTTTCATGGAATGCGATGATTGATGGGTATTGTAAATTGGATGATCTGACAAAAGCTCGGGAGTTGTTTGATCGGATGGGTTCTGGAAAGAACTCTGTCACTTGGAATACTATGATCTCGGCATGTGTTCAAAATGGTGAATTTGGTAAAGCGATTTCCACATTTCATCAAATGCAGGAGCAGAATGTGAAGCCTACTGAGGTAACCATGGTCAGCTTATTATCTGCTTGTGCTCATCTAGGTGCCTTAGATATTGGCAAATGGATTCATGCCTATATTAGACGACAAAACTTAAGAACTGATGTTGTTTTGGGCAATGCTCTTATAGACATGTATGGCAAATGTGGGAGTATAGAGGCTGCTCTTGAAGTCTTTCATAGGCTACCCCTGAAGAACATCTTTTGCTGGAATTCAATCATTGGAGGACTAGGTATGCATGGCTATGGTGATGAAGCAATAAATGCTTTTGTTGAGATGGAAAAGGAAGGGATAAAACCAGATGGTGTTACCTTTGTTGGGCTTTTGTCTGGGTGTAGTCATTCTGGCCTGGTTTCTGAAGGTAGACAATATTTCTCTCAAATGCGTGGAGTTTATGGAGTCAATCCTCGTATTGAACACTATGGCTGCATGGTTGACCTTCTTGGCCGGGCTGGTTTCCTTGAAGAGGCCTTGAAGCTTGTAAGGACCATGCCGATGGTGCCAAACTCAGTAGTATGGGGCAGTTTGGTCCGTGCATGCCGGATTCATAAAGATACGAAAATTAGTGAGCAAGTGACACAACATTTATTGGAGTTGGACCCTAATGATGGGGGTAATTATGTTTTCCTCTCCAACACGTATGCATCAGTGAATCGTTGGGAAGATGTGGAGTTATGTCGGAGGTTAATGCATGAGAGAGGAATCCATAAAACTCCTGGTTGCAGCTCAATTGAGGTGGACAATGTTTTACATGAATTTGTGGCTGGTGACACTTCACATCCACACTTTACAAAGATCAATGCGTTTCTAGATGAGATTGCTTGGGAATTAAGAGGCCTTGGGCATGAACCAGATACAGCCTCTGTCCTGCATGAcatagaagaagaggaaaaagaaagcgCAGTCAGATATCATAGCGAGAGGATTGCTGTTGCTTTTGGGCTCATGAGCACACCGCCAGGAAAATCCATTCGAGTGGTGAAGAACCTCCGAACATGCGATGATTGCCATGCCACCTTGAAGCTTATATCTAAACTGTTCATGAGAGAGATAATTGTGAGGGATAAAAACCGTTTTCATTATTTTAGGGATGGATCATGTTCTTGTAACGACTACTGGTGA